A genomic window from Salvia hispanica cultivar TCC Black 2014 chromosome 5, UniMelb_Shisp_WGS_1.0, whole genome shotgun sequence includes:
- the LOC125190947 gene encoding uncharacterized protein LOC125190947, with the protein MAEPNPSKSERKRERQLISVPFIWEEKPGMPKKDWKPFSRPVEPPAPPPKLVVSVPFGWEEKPGTPLPSFTQPPQLLAIKYGNWHASSIHNDDQGDSEGDESSETELDTCSVGTDDSFCSAKSLLANGLISSTAIASAVPVQQTCLALVTTDSSRLVQSPGSPASETDSTCSYATGSASLVGASFLEWLFPLLVSNSKAPSRGNDVEAIEYQRGSNCGQARRPLLTLGELIMMSRRQSCQRKVNKMHKQQSMDFMRGNAFGCCIFQSGNGINRLPLKWKRQLQLKLM; encoded by the exons ATGGCAGAACCAAACCCTTCCAAAAGcgagaggaagagagagaggcaGCTCATTTCTGTTCCATTCATATGGGAAGAAAAACCTGGGATGCCCAAGAAAGACTGGAAGCCTTTCAGCCGACCGGTCGAGCCTCCTGCGCCACCTCCCAAGTTGGTCGTATCCGTCCCCTTCGGATGGGAAGAGAAGCCTGGGACGCCACTCCCATCCTTCACTCAACCTCCACAACTATTGGCCATTAAATATGGAAACTGGCATGCTAGCTCCATACATAATGATGATCAAGGTGACAGTGAAGGCGATGAATCATCAGAGACGGAGCTCGACACGTGCAGTGTGGGCACTGATGACTCCTTCTGCTCGGCCAAGTCCCTCCTAGCCAATGGCCTAATATCAAGCACAGCAATCGCAAGCGCTGTTCCTGTGCAGCAAACTTGTCTTGCACTGGTGACCACAGATAGCAGCAGACTTGTGCAGAGTCCTGGTTCGCCAGCTTCTGAAACTGACAGCACCTGCAGCTACGCTACTGGCAGCGCGAGCTTGGTAGGAGCTTCCTTCTTGGAGTGGCTCTTCCCTCTGCTGGTGTCGAATTCAAAGGCTCCTTCTCGAGGGAACGATGTAGAAGCTATAGAGTATCAGCGTGGCAGCAACTGCGGTCAAGCCAGAAGGCCGCTGCTGACCCTTGGAGAGTTGATTATGATGAGCCGACGACAGAGCTGCCAAAGGAAAGTCAACAAAATGCATAAGCAGCAATCCATG GACTTTATGAGGGGGAATGCCTTTGGTTGCTGCATCTTTCAGTCTGGAAACGGAATCAATCGGTTGCCACTCAAGTGGAAGAGGCAGCTGCAGCTTAAATTGATGTGA